In the genome of Cryptomeria japonica chromosome 8, Sugi_1.0, whole genome shotgun sequence, one region contains:
- the LOC131046350 gene encoding protein CCA1 → MMSFPSIVGDISSSGDELAAKVRKPYTITKQRERWTEEEHQKFLEALKLYGRAWRRIEEHIGTKTAVQIRSHAQKFFSKLVRGSSGRGVSLPTEKVNDIEIPPPRPKRKPRHPYPRKAGSAQLIAKDQSASPSAISSSALLSPGDKSSECAAFAPCDPKTQFDGHESKMESSQSNNSPLSLKLFGQTMLVATAEMSTISFPQSSESNNSQGGFPEFVCMQQETSTSKTKTEDQMLKNQSKRLHALDSDLHAKEATDSTVQSGSSSAKDFRETQCSEEHLSSGQDAASYGFLRNQSPPGIAPGCPRHIPIQCVIDGMDAENGHKAVKKWLNMNTLAHPSSAMENRYVSSSLPQLPSMSPWIQMQQGDTSVAETVAAATVAAASAWLSLCGVVPTFLHPSIFGTATGAINPLSACKDESMMGATEQEGSSMAEREGEIILQDSHSEDCTCNKMKEFDDHQDHLENLSCQTEEGDQVMKDGELTNERSSSGSNTPSSNYLEFDPYIGTAIEDNRDCSVKGFEFNRARCASEEDSSKEEEDTQVNSNGKWDKAERHFLADTSISHSKGGDHCIGKHKQGQTPFDALFSQEVLPQSFLMPSIVGGGSSCKGIIQRSKAPCASRENGLEDSENTMDHKFLEESVVNFCKANKNIASSIGKSKSGVGFVPYQRCSVQANKTRLPVDNPEDVLREGKRICSRK, encoded by the exons ATGATGTCTTTCCCGTCAATTGTTGGAGATATTTCCTCGTCTGGAGACGAACTCGCTGCAAAG GTGAGAAAGCCCTACACAATAACAAAGCAGAGGGAACGCTGGACAGAAGAAGAGCACCAGAAGTTTTTAGAGGCACTCAAACTGTATGGACGAGCCTGGCGTCGAATTGAAG AGCATATTGGCACCAAGACTGCTGTTCAAATTAGAAGCCACGCTCAAAAATTCTTCTCCAAG TTGGTAAGGGGATCTTCAGGTAGAGGTGTGTCCTTGCCGACAGAGAAAGTAAATGATATTGAAATTCCTCCACCTCGGCCTAAAAGGAAGCCCAGGCATCCTTACCCTCGTAAGGCAGGTTCTGCCCAACTGATTGCTAAAGATCAGAGTGCATCACCTTCTGCCATTTCATCATCAGCTTTACTTAGCCCAGGAGATAAATCTTCTGAG TGTGCAGCATTTGCTCCTTGTGATCCAAAAACACAATTTGATGGCCATGAAAGCAAAATGGAGTCATCCCAATCGAACAACTCTCCATTAAGCCTCAAGCTTTTTGGCCAGACAATGTTGGTTGCAACTGCTGAGATGTCGACTATTTCCTTTCCTcaatcatctgaaagtaacaattcTCAAGGAGGTTTTCCTGAATTTGTCTGCATGCAACAGGAAACTAGCACCAGTAAAACTAAAACTGAAGATCAAATGTTGAAGAATCAAAGTAAGAGGCTACACGCACTTGATTCAGATTTGCACGCAAAAGAAGCTACAGATTCTACTGTGCAATCTGGATCAAGTTCAGCCAAAGATTTTAGAGAAACACAATGCTCAGAGGAGCATCTGTCTAGTGGACAGGATGCCGCTTCATATGGTTTTTTGAGGAATCAAAGCCCTCCTGGCATTGCGCCAGGATGTCCAAGACATATACCAATACAATGTGTCATTGATGGAATGGATGCGGAAAATGGGCACAAAGCTGTTAAAAAATGGCTAAACATGAACACATTGGCCCATCCAAGCTCTGCAATGGAGAACCGCTATGTCTCTTCTTCATTGCCTCAGTTGCCGTCCATGTCTCCTTGGATTCAGATGCAACAAGGAGACACATCTGTTGCAGAAACAGTTGCAGCAGCAACAGTTGCTGCTGCCTCAGCCTGGTTGTCTTTGTGTGGTGTGGTGCCCACTTTTCTCCACCCAAGTATTTTTGGGACAGCAACAGGTGCAATAAACCCTTTGTCTGCATGCAAAGATGAATCTATGATGGGAGCTACAGAACAAGAAGGGTCAAGTATGGCTGAAAGAGAAGGTGAAATCATATTACAAGACTCACATTCTGAGGACTGCACATGTAATAAAATGAAAGAATTTGATGATCATcaagatcatttagaaaacttaaGTTGCCAGACTGAAGAAGGGGACCAAGTAATGAAAGATGGAGAGTTAACAAATGAAAGGTCATCCAGTGGCTCGAACACCCCTTCAAGCAATTATCTAGAGTTTGATCCTTACATAGGGACTGCCATTGAGGACAATAGAGACTGCAGTGTAAAAGGCTTCGAGTTCAACAGAGCAAGATGCGCTTCTGAAGAAGATTCTTCCAAAGAAGAGGAAGACACACAAGTTAACAGCAATGGCAAATGGGACAAAGCTGAGAGACATTTTCTTGCTGACACGAGTATCAGTCATTCTAAAGGTGGAGACCACTGCATTGGGAAACACAAACAG GGTCAAACTCCATTTGATGCTCTGTTTTCCCAAGAGGTTTTGCCTCAGAGCTTTCTTATGCCATCCATTGTAGGAGGTGGCTCATCCTGTAAAGGAATTATACAGAGATCGAAAGCTCCTTGTGCTTCAAGGGAGAATGGGCTTGAGGATTCTGAAAATACCATGGATCATAAGTTTTTGGAAGAGTCAGTTGTAAATTTCTGCAAGGCAAACAAAAACATTGCTTCAAGCATTGGAAAGTCAAAATCTGGAGTGGGTTTTGTCCCTTACCAACGGTGTTCAGTACAAGCAAACAAAACTAGGCTTCCTGTGGATAACCCTGAAGATGTTCTAAGAGAGGGaaaaagaatttgttcaagaaagTAA